The following are encoded together in the Kribbella sp. CA-293567 genome:
- a CDS encoding class I SAM-dependent methyltransferase, whose amino-acid sequence MADHYFSAEPTSADVRRTVEGRIWGKDYTFTTATGVFSRDRLDRGTSILLREAPAPTGGGTYLDLGTGYGPIACALAVEDPLAQVWAVDVNNRALELTAENAKAAGVAARVHPRLVDDVPADLRFDQIWSNPAIHIGKPELHRMLLHWLVRLAPGGVGWFVVGKNLGADSLQRWLTEQGYPCQRTASAKGFRVLRVTATNEAPTPS is encoded by the coding sequence GTGGCTGACCACTACTTCTCGGCAGAACCGACCTCGGCCGACGTACGGCGTACTGTCGAGGGGCGGATCTGGGGGAAGGACTACACCTTCACCACGGCGACCGGCGTCTTCTCCCGGGACCGCCTGGACCGCGGTACGTCGATCCTGCTGCGGGAGGCACCCGCTCCCACCGGCGGTGGCACCTACCTGGACCTGGGCACCGGCTACGGGCCGATCGCGTGCGCTCTGGCCGTGGAGGATCCCTTGGCGCAGGTCTGGGCCGTCGACGTGAACAACCGGGCCCTGGAACTCACCGCGGAGAACGCGAAGGCGGCCGGGGTCGCTGCCCGGGTGCACCCGAGGCTGGTGGACGACGTACCGGCGGACCTGCGGTTCGACCAGATCTGGTCGAACCCGGCGATCCACATCGGCAAACCCGAACTGCACCGGATGCTGCTGCACTGGCTGGTCCGGCTTGCCCCCGGCGGCGTGGGATGGTTCGTCGTCGGCAAGAACCTCGGTGCGGACTCGCTGCAACGCTGGCTGACCGAACAGGGCTATCCCTGTCAGCGGACCGCCAGTGCCAAGGGCTTCAGAGTTCTGCGAGTGACTGCAACGAACGAGGCTCCCACGCCGTCCTGA